A single genomic interval of Arctopsyche grandis isolate Sample6627 chromosome 8, ASM5162203v2, whole genome shotgun sequence harbors:
- the Ufsp2 gene encoding UFM1 specific peptidase 2 isoform X2: MTGVYALATLSKMSPRLKLSSCVVKRLSKLETEASHGCLFGLMYDSTLLIVGYSLEFEEESNTITYKDLQLNFPSDTELYGVVKFGEDASESSIRSILQNVDATDNPLILTSNQGCFKAHFLIHDRLEETQYEVVSEEDLWKQFIHIRLKTTLPLFCEVTSNGVKEAIQSKRKKIAAGQVSFHFPGTKIYLVGGEIEADINGLDGNASVEDLLTETLSEQLSKKKRRNCPDINVIPVNLIFKTSRDSISEKLIKTAVKMMSTQGNPAYCIKLPINIDVLTLAHLSTKLVPLYNVLLESACKSLRLLEQNLLEQLGQEGIGDGAGLKIPDTFHFLPENCGYFFSQIIPREVTDDATESHRKSLHKLLALPSLWPCFKRGNAYPFDKISPDGLLINPHEAIFAKVGAKPDSRIAIVRGFYTYHHYMQDQFDDDGWGCAYRSLQTLCSWFRFQGYTDKPIPTHKQIQQCLVKIGDKMSSFVGSKQWIGSTEVSFCLESLFSVQSKIIFANSGSELQSYAQELLFHFQKHGSPIMIGGGVLAHTILGVEYCTESGETRYLILDPHYTGHEDLGTVVSKGWCSWKTNDFWNKTAHYNLCLPLTKPCV, encoded by the exons ATGACAGGTGTATATGCGTTGGCAACACTTTCCAAAATGTCACCACGTCTTAAACTTTCGTCCTGTGTTGTTAAG AGACTGTCTAAACTTGAGACAGAAGCAAGCCATGGTTGTCTCTTCGGTTTGATGTACGATAGTACATTACTGATCGTCGGATATTCTTTAGAATTCGAAGAAGAATCCAATACAATCACGTACAAAGATCTACAACTTAATTTCCCGAGCGATACCGAACTTTACGGTGTTGTGAAATTTGGCGAAGATGCGTCCGAGAGCAGTATAAGAAGCATTTTgcag AATGTCGACGCAACGGACAATCCTTTAATTTTGACGTCGAATCAAGGCTGCTTCAAGGCACATTTTCTAATTCACGATCGCCTTGAAGAGACTCAATATGAAGTGGTTTCAGAAGAGGATCTTTGGAAACAGTTCATTCACATACGGCTTAAAACTACACTGCCGCTATTTTGTGAGGTTACAAGCAATGGCGTCAAAGAAGCTATACAGTCTAAAAGAAAAAAG ATAGCGGCAGGACAAGTTTCGTTCCATTTTCCAggaacaaaaatttatttagttgGAGGCGAAATCGAAGCAGATATAAACGGATTAGATGGAAATGCATCCGTAGAAGATTTACTAACTGAAACATTATCAGAACAATTATCTAAAAAGAAGAGAAGGAATTGTCctgatatt AATGTTATTCCTGTCAATTTAATATTCAAGACTTCAAGGGATTCCATATctgaaaaattgattaaaactgcTGTAAAAATGATGTCGACTCAAGGAAATC CCGCTTATTGTATCAAATTGCCCATAAATATTGATGTACTGACGTTGGCCCACCTAAGTACAAAATTAGTGCCTCTTTACAATGTGCTTTTGGAGAGTGCTTGCAAATCTCTTAGGTTATTAGAACAAAATTTATTGGAACAATTAG GACAAGAAGGCATTGGCGACGGTGCTGGTTTGAAAATTCCAGACACATTTCACTTTTTACCAGAAAACTGCGGATACTTCTTTTCTCAAATTATTCCGAGAGAGGTGACCGATGATGCTACAG AGTCTCATCGGAAATCTTTACACAAATTGCTGGCTCTTCCGAGCTTATGGCCTTGCTTTAAAAGAGGAAACGCATATCCTTTCGATAAAATTTCACCCGATGGATTGCTTATAAACCCTCACGAGGCGATCTTTGCGAAAGTTGGCGCGAAACCGGACTCCAGAATCGCCATAGTTAGAGGATTCTATACGTATCATCATTATATGCAAGATCAGTTTGACGACGATGGCTGGGGCTGTGCTTATAGATCCCTTCAAACCCTATGCTCGTGGTTTAG ATTTCAAGGATATACCGATAAACCAATTCCGACCCATAAACAAATCCAGCAATGTTTGGTGAAAATCGGCGATAAAATGTCATCATTTGTCGGCTCAAAGCAATGGATCGGATCGACCGAAGTGTCCTTCTGTTTAGAATCGTTGTTTTCAGTTCAATCGAagataatttttgccaattcTGGAAGTGAACTTCAAAGCTATGCGCAAGAATTGTTATTCCACTTTCAAAAACATGGTTCTCCCATTATGATAG gtGGTGGAGTGTTAGCTCACACTATACTCGGTGTAGAATATTGTACCGAATCTGGTGAAACGCGCTATTTAATCCTCGATCCTCATTACACTGGACACGAGGATTTGGGCACTGTCGTAAGCAAGGGATGGTGCAGTTGGAAGACGAACGACTTTTGGAACAAAACCGCTCACTACAATCTGTGTCTGCCGCTCACCAAACCGTGCGTTTGA
- the Ufsp2 gene encoding UFM1 specific peptidase 2 isoform X1, with the protein MTGVYALATLSKMSPRLKLSSCVVKRLSKLETEASHGCLFGLMYDSTLLIVGYSLEFEEESNTITYKDLQLNFPSDTELYGVVKFGEDASESSIRSILQNVDATDNPLILTSNQGCFKAHFLIHDRLEETQYEVVSEEDLWKQFIHIRLKTTLPLFCEVTSNGVKEAIQSKRKKIAAGQVSFHFPGTKIYLVGGEIEADINGLDGNASVEDLLTETLSEQLSKKKRRNCPDINVIPVNLIFKTSRDSISEKLIKTAVKMMSTQGNRIFTAAYCIKLPINIDVLTLAHLSTKLVPLYNVLLESACKSLRLLEQNLLEQLGQEGIGDGAGLKIPDTFHFLPENCGYFFSQIIPREVTDDATESHRKSLHKLLALPSLWPCFKRGNAYPFDKISPDGLLINPHEAIFAKVGAKPDSRIAIVRGFYTYHHYMQDQFDDDGWGCAYRSLQTLCSWFRFQGYTDKPIPTHKQIQQCLVKIGDKMSSFVGSKQWIGSTEVSFCLESLFSVQSKIIFANSGSELQSYAQELLFHFQKHGSPIMIGGGVLAHTILGVEYCTESGETRYLILDPHYTGHEDLGTVVSKGWCSWKTNDFWNKTAHYNLCLPLTKPCV; encoded by the exons ATGACAGGTGTATATGCGTTGGCAACACTTTCCAAAATGTCACCACGTCTTAAACTTTCGTCCTGTGTTGTTAAG AGACTGTCTAAACTTGAGACAGAAGCAAGCCATGGTTGTCTCTTCGGTTTGATGTACGATAGTACATTACTGATCGTCGGATATTCTTTAGAATTCGAAGAAGAATCCAATACAATCACGTACAAAGATCTACAACTTAATTTCCCGAGCGATACCGAACTTTACGGTGTTGTGAAATTTGGCGAAGATGCGTCCGAGAGCAGTATAAGAAGCATTTTgcag AATGTCGACGCAACGGACAATCCTTTAATTTTGACGTCGAATCAAGGCTGCTTCAAGGCACATTTTCTAATTCACGATCGCCTTGAAGAGACTCAATATGAAGTGGTTTCAGAAGAGGATCTTTGGAAACAGTTCATTCACATACGGCTTAAAACTACACTGCCGCTATTTTGTGAGGTTACAAGCAATGGCGTCAAAGAAGCTATACAGTCTAAAAGAAAAAAG ATAGCGGCAGGACAAGTTTCGTTCCATTTTCCAggaacaaaaatttatttagttgGAGGCGAAATCGAAGCAGATATAAACGGATTAGATGGAAATGCATCCGTAGAAGATTTACTAACTGAAACATTATCAGAACAATTATCTAAAAAGAAGAGAAGGAATTGTCctgatatt AATGTTATTCCTGTCAATTTAATATTCAAGACTTCAAGGGATTCCATATctgaaaaattgattaaaactgcTGTAAAAATGATGTCGACTCAAGGAAATC GTATATTTACAGCCGCTTATTGTATCAAATTGCCCATAAATATTGATGTACTGACGTTGGCCCACCTAAGTACAAAATTAGTGCCTCTTTACAATGTGCTTTTGGAGAGTGCTTGCAAATCTCTTAGGTTATTAGAACAAAATTTATTGGAACAATTAG GACAAGAAGGCATTGGCGACGGTGCTGGTTTGAAAATTCCAGACACATTTCACTTTTTACCAGAAAACTGCGGATACTTCTTTTCTCAAATTATTCCGAGAGAGGTGACCGATGATGCTACAG AGTCTCATCGGAAATCTTTACACAAATTGCTGGCTCTTCCGAGCTTATGGCCTTGCTTTAAAAGAGGAAACGCATATCCTTTCGATAAAATTTCACCCGATGGATTGCTTATAAACCCTCACGAGGCGATCTTTGCGAAAGTTGGCGCGAAACCGGACTCCAGAATCGCCATAGTTAGAGGATTCTATACGTATCATCATTATATGCAAGATCAGTTTGACGACGATGGCTGGGGCTGTGCTTATAGATCCCTTCAAACCCTATGCTCGTGGTTTAG ATTTCAAGGATATACCGATAAACCAATTCCGACCCATAAACAAATCCAGCAATGTTTGGTGAAAATCGGCGATAAAATGTCATCATTTGTCGGCTCAAAGCAATGGATCGGATCGACCGAAGTGTCCTTCTGTTTAGAATCGTTGTTTTCAGTTCAATCGAagataatttttgccaattcTGGAAGTGAACTTCAAAGCTATGCGCAAGAATTGTTATTCCACTTTCAAAAACATGGTTCTCCCATTATGATAG gtGGTGGAGTGTTAGCTCACACTATACTCGGTGTAGAATATTGTACCGAATCTGGTGAAACGCGCTATTTAATCCTCGATCCTCATTACACTGGACACGAGGATTTGGGCACTGTCGTAAGCAAGGGATGGTGCAGTTGGAAGACGAACGACTTTTGGAACAAAACCGCTCACTACAATCTGTGTCTGCCGCTCACCAAACCGTGCGTTTGA
- the LOC143915546 gene encoding epoxide hydrolase 4-like, which translates to MDGKISLFTRILANIISVLVFSTVGSVNFLFYVLQPKYKRIKDRPIPPKCLTDPKKGDHKYINANGLKFHYVERGDHSKPLLLFVHGFPEFWYSWRHQLEEFSKDYWCVAVDMRGFGDTEKPKGRKHYRTIIMVNDIKELVTALGRERFTLVSHDWGAVITWEFVQVYGDMLDCFVAMSGPSSEVWSTVAFSELWQFLHIWYVFFFQGPCLPEMAMRSDDLKVFNRSLLGKNSKVTEDDIEAYKYTFSMKGAFTPPINYYRENFLKSFIPRGKKIPRGLYVIGEKDPYISVTTAKLMGQYYDGLETKILKEGRHFIQQEQPEEVNEIIRNFITK; encoded by the exons ATGGACGGCAAAATTTCTTTATTCACACGTATCTTGGCTAACATCATATCAGTTTTGGTATTTTCAACTGTTGGTTCAGTAAATTTCCTATTTTACGTACTCCAACCGAAATACAAACGCATCAAAGATAGACCGATTCCTCCAAAATGTCTCACGGATCCCAAAAAAGGCGACCACAAATACATCAATGCCAAT GGTTTGAAGTTTCACTACGTCGAAAGAGGAGATCATAGCAAGCCTTTGTTGTTGTTCGTTCATGGCTTTCCCGAGTTTTGGTATTCGTGGAGACATCAATTAGAAGAATTCTCGAAAGACTACTG GTGTGTTGCAGTAGATATGCGAGGCTTTGGTGATACTGAAAAACCAAAGGGACGAAAGCATTATAGAACCATTATCATGGTgaacgatatcaaagaattagtaACAGCTTTGG gccGAGAGCGTTTCACATTGGTTAGCCATGATTGGGGAGCAGTCATAACATGGGAGTTCGTCCAAGTCTATGGAGATATGTTGGATTGTTTTGTGGCGATGAGTGGCCCTAGTTCTGAAGTGTGGTCCACTGTTGCTTTTAGTGAACTTTGGCAATTTCTTCATATTTG gtatGTGTTTTTCTTCCAAGGGCCTTGCTTACCCGAAATGGCAATGAGATCCGATGATCTAAAAGTATTTAATAGATCTTTACTAGGTAAAAATTCTAAAGTTACCGAAGATGACATTGAAGCCTACAAATATACTTTTTCGATGAAAG gtgCATTTACACCGCCAATAAACTATTACAGAGAAAATTTCTTGAAGTCATTTATACCCCGGGGTAAAAAAATTCCTCGAGGTTTATATGTAATCGGTGAAAAAGATCCTTATATTTCGGTAACGACGGCAAAATTGATGGGGCAGTACTATGATGGATTAGAAACTAAAATTTTGAAGGAAGGACGACATTTTATCCAACAAGAACAACCTGAAGAAGTGAATGAAATTATAAGAAACTTCATCACAAAGTGA
- the Ir76b gene encoding ionotropic receptor 76b — MAGFGIILSTILNSTLSPGIGDVPFNEGLISTESKVNMVKAFREELNGRHLKVGTIENYPLSYTIRINDTLRGKGVAFEIFDILQKTFNFTYDVFLPKENLEGSISQPENSLLGMLNKKEIDLAVGFLPKLIDSHKFVKYSQSLDEGEWVIMMKRPRESASGSGLLAPFDQNVWYLILVSVIIFGPFIYIAVWVRYILTKDQNNKPYGMSPCLWFVYGALIKQGTTLSPDANTTRILFATWWIFITLLSAFYTANLTAFLTLSKFTLSINEPDDLVSKNNKWMAKKGSAVEYVVTNSNEPLYKLNDMVQKKLGVFQSDSKDIGYLPFIQADYVYVRDKPAVEHLMYNDYKNKTKHNIEEKNRCTYVTTTKVFMKRARAFAYPTNSNLHYLFDPVLLSLVQSGIISFKMRYDLPANQICPLNLKSNERRLRNSDLAMTYLLAGFGIVMSMLVFIFEVFLKNWKRICTHSFVKKFERFEANEEKSPTSKIDKLSPGPPPYQSIFGETYESVYNSGGKRQNINGREYWVLKLPNGDTRLIPVRTPSAFLFQYTT; from the exons ATGGCAGGATTTGGTATAATTCTGTCGACGATTTTAAATTCGACGTTGTCTCCGGGAATAGGCGATGTTCCCTTCAACGAAG GATTAATTTCGACAGAATCAAAAGTGAACATGGTTAAAGCTTTCAGAGAAGAATTAAACGGAAGACATTTAAAAGTCGGCACCATTGAA AATTATCCATTGAGCTATACAATTAGGATAAACGATACATTGAGAGGAAAAGGGGTGGCATTCGAAATCTTTGACATACTTCAGAAAACATTCAATTTCACGTACGATGTATTTTTGCCTAAGGAAAACCTCGAAGGAAGCATATCTCAACCGGAAAATTCCCTGCTCGGAATGCTTAATAAAAAg gagATCGACTTGGCTGTAGGTTTTCTGCCCAAACTGATAGACAGTCACAAATTCGTGAAGTATTCCCAAAGCCTTGACGAGGGAGAGTGGGTCATCATGATGAAACGTCCTCGAGAGTCAGCCAGTGGTTCTGGTTTGTTGGCACCTTTCGACCAGAACGTTTGGTATCTGATATTGGTTTCCGTCATCATCTTTGGCCCTTTCATTTACATCGCCGTTTGGGTGAGATATATTTTGACGAAAGATCAGAACAACAAGCCTTACGGAATGTCACCGTGTCTTTGGTTCGTCTATGGAGCTCTTATCAAACAAGGGACAACACTATCGCCCGATGCCA ATACAACACGAATATTATTTGCAACATGGTGGATCTTTATAACTTTACTGTCAGCTTTTTACACTGCCAATTTGACTGCTTTTCTCACCCTGTCCAAGTTCACGCTATCCATTAACGAGCCTGATGATCTGgtcagtaaaaataacaaatggatGGCAAAGAAAGGCAGCGCAGTAGAATACGTAGTCACTAAT TCAAATGAACCTCTTTACAAGTTGAATGATATGGTTCAGAAAAAGCTTGGAGTATTTCAATCGGATTCCAAAGACATCGGTTACTTGCCATTCATTCAAGCTGATTATGTTTATGTACGAGACAAGCCTGCCGTTGAGCACCTCATGTATAatgattacaaaaataaaacaaaacacaacATTGAAGAGAAAAATAGATGCACCTACGTAACAACAACAAAAGTATTCATGAAAAGGGCTAGAGCTTTTGCTTATCCAACAAACAGCAATCTGCATTACCTTTTTGATCCTGt ACTTCTCTCACTGGTTCAATCGGGCATAATAAGTTTTAAAATGAGATATGACTTGCCCGCTAACCAAATCTGTCCATTGAATCTAAAGTCAAATGAAAGACGTCTAAGAAACAGTGATTTAGCAATGACATACCTGTTAGCTGGATTCGGCATAGTGATGTCAATGCTTGTTTTCATATTTGAA GTTTTTCTTAAGAATTGGAAGCGCATATGTACCCATTCcttcgttaaaaaattcgagcgTTTTGAAGCAAATGAGGAAAAGTCTCCGACTTCAAAAATTGATAAACTTTCTCCTGGTCCTCCGCCGTATCAATCTATTTTCGGTGAAACATACGAATCCGTTTACAACAGTGGTGGAAAGCGACAAAATATCAACGGAAGAGAATACTGGGTTTTGAAACTACCGAATGGTGATACGAGACTAATACCCGTCCGAACTCCGTCAGCGTTCTTATTTCAATACACGACATGA
- the LOC143915115 gene encoding uncharacterized protein LOC143915115 isoform X2 encodes MPLLDKIQEEAPEKFVKNDNASSNASTSTTPITNSTVSSPNSFESASPETSTLFRIISASHENGFENSLAVERLSFPREQTLLDLLIQSSGVEDVHQLRQLREVRLRVVAAAVSLSRLEVYTPYVRVLRLDGSGLTSLREIGTTLNHLKVLHVSRCGLTNLDGTFGLSNLTELYAADNHIENVGPCAVLENIKVINLDRNPLNSIANVSLLSLCPHLEKLSIKGTPVSRMHDYKKIMKDYMPNLKKLDGDFTSEEDSFEESMGTDINDESYKSIEGNLKTDETASCSIEVSSLTEPSSEDNENHSSNSDCADDNQFVSNRTQRLASNGRPATALGISNSDYNARCHTAMRRPCTALPNNTRDVDSMNLPTFPEAMADTSPSSLTSGGIVCGNIARALSRARPPQKPLRPSSSKPLDPWIIGPPQKDDEEVPEKSTNPSQTKSAYTLRSVQVDDDSKNAHLQLLEEAKKFIDEPLPSKPIESAPVIDLELGIVGMVNSDPPVTQDADNKWIECSERALVVSRQWRRAFKVYRKQIRISGIKRTDGDN; translated from the exons ATGCCATTATTGGATAAAATCCAGGAGGAAGCTCCagaaaaatttgtcaaaaatgaCAACGCATCATCAAACGCTTCTACATCAACAACACCTATAACGAATTCAACGGTGAGCTCTCCAAATTCGTTCGAATCAGCATCTCCGGAAACATCCACACTTTTCag AATAATCTCTGCATCGCACGAAAATGGATTCGAAAATTCGCTTGCTGTCGAACGATTGAGTTTTCCACGAGAGCAAACTTTGCTTGATCTTTTG ATTCAATCCAGTGGCGTTGAAGATGTTCATCAATTGAGGCAATTGAGAGAGGTTCGCTTGAGAGTCGTGGCCGCTGCAGTTTCATTGAGCAGACTCGAAGTGTACACGCCGTATGTTAGAGTTTTACGATTGGATGGAAGTGGATTGACGTCACTTAGAGAGATAGGAACTACGCTAAATCATCTCAAA GTTTTGCACGTTTCAAGATGCGGTTTAACAAATTTGGATGGAACGTTTGGTCTGTCTAATTTGACGGAATTGTATGCGGCCGATAATCACATCGAAAACGTTGGACCTTGTGCcgtattagaaaatatcaaagtcATCAATTTGGACAG aAATCCATTGAACTCTATCGCAAATGTAAGTTTACTGTCGTTGTGCCCTCATTTGGAAAAGTTAAGTATCAAAGGTACTCCTGTATCTAGGATGCACGATTACAAAAAGATCATGAAGGATTACATGCCCAATTTGAAGAAGCTAGACGGCGATTTTACAAGTGAAGAAG ACTCATTCGAGGAATCGATGGGAACCGATATCAACGACGAGTCGTACAAATCGATAGAGGGCAATCTAAAAACTGACGAAACCGCCTCGTGTTCCATTGAAGTCAGCAGCCTAACCGAACCGTCATCAGAAGATAACGAAAATCACTCGTCGAATTCAGATTGCGCAGACGATAACCAATTCGTATCTAATCGA ACTCAGAGATTAGCTTCGAATGGAAGACCCGCAACTGCTTTGGGTATTTCGAATTCAGATTACAACGCAAGATGCCATACTGCTATGCGTAGACCTTGCACAGCTCTGCCCAATAACACTC GTGATGTCGATTCGATGAATTTGCCAACTTTTCCTGAAGCAATGGCTGACACTTCTCCCAGCTCTTTAACGTCTGGTGGGATCGTTTGCGGAAATATAGCTAGAGCACTCTCTAGGGCACGTCCTCCCCAAAAACCTCTGAGACCATCATCATCGAAGCCTTTAGATCCGTGGATTATAGGTCCGCCTCAGAAAGATGACGAAGAAGTACCTGAAAAATCAACTAATCCTTCTCAAACTAAATCTGCGTATACACTTCGAAGCGTTCAA GTGGATGATGATTCAAAAAACGCTCACTTGCAACTGTTAGAAGAGGCTAAAAAGTTTATCGATGAACCGCTTCCTTCTAAGCCAATAGAATCAGCACCAGTAATAGATTTAGAGCTCGGTATTGTCGGAATGGTAAATTCAGACCCTCCAGTGACCCAAGATGCTGATAATAAATGGATAGAATGCTCTGAAAGAGCCTTGGTCGTATCTAGACAATGGAGAAGAGCGTTCAAAGTGTATCGGAAGCAAATTCG aatTTCAGGTATCAAAAGAACGGACGGTGACAATTGA
- the LOC143915115 gene encoding uncharacterized protein LOC143915115 isoform X1 — MPLLDKIQEEAPEKFVKNDNASSNASTSTTPITNSTVSSPNSFESASPETSTLFRIISASHENGFENSLAVERLSFPREQTLLDLLIQSSGVEDVHQLRQLREVRLRVVAAAVSLSRLEVYTPYVRVLRLDGSGLTSLREIGTTLNHLKVLHVSRCGLTNLDGTFGLSNLTELYAADNHIENVGPCAVLENIKVINLDRNPLNSIANVSLLSLCPHLEKLSIKGTPVSRMHDYKKIMKDYMPNLKKLDGDFTSEEDSFEESMGTDINDESYKSIEGNLKTDETASCSIEVSSLTEPSSEDNENHSSNSDCADDNQFVSNRVRNTQRLASNGRPATALGISNSDYNARCHTAMRRPCTALPNNTRDVDSMNLPTFPEAMADTSPSSLTSGGIVCGNIARALSRARPPQKPLRPSSSKPLDPWIIGPPQKDDEEVPEKSTNPSQTKSAYTLRSVQVDDDSKNAHLQLLEEAKKFIDEPLPSKPIESAPVIDLELGIVGMVNSDPPVTQDADNKWIECSERALVVSRQWRRAFKVYRKQIRISGIKRTDGDN; from the exons ATGCCATTATTGGATAAAATCCAGGAGGAAGCTCCagaaaaatttgtcaaaaatgaCAACGCATCATCAAACGCTTCTACATCAACAACACCTATAACGAATTCAACGGTGAGCTCTCCAAATTCGTTCGAATCAGCATCTCCGGAAACATCCACACTTTTCag AATAATCTCTGCATCGCACGAAAATGGATTCGAAAATTCGCTTGCTGTCGAACGATTGAGTTTTCCACGAGAGCAAACTTTGCTTGATCTTTTG ATTCAATCCAGTGGCGTTGAAGATGTTCATCAATTGAGGCAATTGAGAGAGGTTCGCTTGAGAGTCGTGGCCGCTGCAGTTTCATTGAGCAGACTCGAAGTGTACACGCCGTATGTTAGAGTTTTACGATTGGATGGAAGTGGATTGACGTCACTTAGAGAGATAGGAACTACGCTAAATCATCTCAAA GTTTTGCACGTTTCAAGATGCGGTTTAACAAATTTGGATGGAACGTTTGGTCTGTCTAATTTGACGGAATTGTATGCGGCCGATAATCACATCGAAAACGTTGGACCTTGTGCcgtattagaaaatatcaaagtcATCAATTTGGACAG aAATCCATTGAACTCTATCGCAAATGTAAGTTTACTGTCGTTGTGCCCTCATTTGGAAAAGTTAAGTATCAAAGGTACTCCTGTATCTAGGATGCACGATTACAAAAAGATCATGAAGGATTACATGCCCAATTTGAAGAAGCTAGACGGCGATTTTACAAGTGAAGAAG ACTCATTCGAGGAATCGATGGGAACCGATATCAACGACGAGTCGTACAAATCGATAGAGGGCAATCTAAAAACTGACGAAACCGCCTCGTGTTCCATTGAAGTCAGCAGCCTAACCGAACCGTCATCAGAAGATAACGAAAATCACTCGTCGAATTCAGATTGCGCAGACGATAACCAATTCGTATCTAATCGAGTACGCAAT ACTCAGAGATTAGCTTCGAATGGAAGACCCGCAACTGCTTTGGGTATTTCGAATTCAGATTACAACGCAAGATGCCATACTGCTATGCGTAGACCTTGCACAGCTCTGCCCAATAACACTC GTGATGTCGATTCGATGAATTTGCCAACTTTTCCTGAAGCAATGGCTGACACTTCTCCCAGCTCTTTAACGTCTGGTGGGATCGTTTGCGGAAATATAGCTAGAGCACTCTCTAGGGCACGTCCTCCCCAAAAACCTCTGAGACCATCATCATCGAAGCCTTTAGATCCGTGGATTATAGGTCCGCCTCAGAAAGATGACGAAGAAGTACCTGAAAAATCAACTAATCCTTCTCAAACTAAATCTGCGTATACACTTCGAAGCGTTCAA GTGGATGATGATTCAAAAAACGCTCACTTGCAACTGTTAGAAGAGGCTAAAAAGTTTATCGATGAACCGCTTCCTTCTAAGCCAATAGAATCAGCACCAGTAATAGATTTAGAGCTCGGTATTGTCGGAATGGTAAATTCAGACCCTCCAGTGACCCAAGATGCTGATAATAAATGGATAGAATGCTCTGAAAGAGCCTTGGTCGTATCTAGACAATGGAGAAGAGCGTTCAAAGTGTATCGGAAGCAAATTCG aatTTCAGGTATCAAAAGAACGGACGGTGACAATTGA